The Trichomycterus rosablanca isolate fTriRos1 chromosome 17, fTriRos1.hap1, whole genome shotgun sequence DNA segment TCTCAACTTGCCACGTCAGGCTGCACATAGAGCAGACACGACACTGCTTTAGCCTGTAAGGTgaagggctgtgtctcaatctgCACATGATATCCTATAGTGTGTAGTAGCTTCTCCACTGGTTAAAATCTAATTTAGTTTCACTGTATTGCATGTGCTTGggattattgatttattatttgtttattagcattttaacgtcatgttttacacactttggttacattcatgactggaatggtagttactcattacacaaaattcatcagttcacaagtttaatatcaaacacagtcatggacaatttaatatctccaattcacctcacctgcgtgtctttggactgtgggaggaaaccggagctcctggaggaaacccacacagacacggggagaacacgcaagtggggattgaacccaggaccttcttgctgtgaggtgacagtgctaccctctgaGTCACCTGCTTGGGATTGAAAGCCTTGTGCAGTTGTGTTAAGAAACCCTGTGGGAAATATCTTTAACCACTATTACCAATTACAGGATGTAGAATTCATACTTAACCAATGTGcttttaaacaacaaaaataaataaataaaaaccatgAACACTCGAGCacttttaaagcattttgaatTTAATAAACCACACAATCTCAGTAAAACAAATCATCACACCATGCATTCAACTATTCCAAAAACAAAGTTTAACAAAATCATATTTTAAATGAGTGAGTATTTGCCTAATGGCACAGAATCAATAAATAAGTTTGGGTAAGATTTATAATACTCTTTAAGCCATGTCTATCTGAGCCTGGATTGTATGAGCTGCTTCTTATTTTAGAGCTATTTATAATGTACCTTACTAGGAAGGggaaaaaacattaaatgatATTCAACACATCAGCATTCATACTGACCGAAACTGGAGTGATTAAGCCTGATGACATCTAGCTTTGTGAGCTGCTGATTGTAAAGTTACAGTGTTAAAAATATTATGCTGTATGATAACTTGTACAATAAAGCAAATGctggtagtaaaaaaaaaatctttcacCTCCCTGAGTTAGCAGGCACTTAGGATCACAAGTCAGTCCATCAACTAAACTAACAAATAAGAAGGGATCTTTTACTGGAAGTGATTTAATTCCTGCCATAAACAAGTTTAGTGTTAACAGAGTATGATTCTTAAGCAATTAGCTTTTTTcttaacatttaaattaaatttagccTAAAGATTGGAGTCTAATTTGAGCTTTTTTAACTTTGCACTAGAGCTACGACTTGTATTCCCATCAATTCACTTGTGCAAGGATCAGTTTAATAAACAAATCCCATTCCAAAAGAGATTGGACCTTAGGTAAAATTGAACTGCCTTTTACAGGACTAACAGGACAACAGGCCAGTTCCTTATGTGAAGAAGGGTGAGACAGAGGCAATACAGGACTGGAAAGTTTTGCAGAGTACTTGTTTTAACACTTTCCACAGGTAAACATGTGATACTATCATCATTAagtataaaaaaacattaacaaaaaggCTTGGCTGATAGGTTCACCACTGCATACAGGATAAGTTTgacagttaaaaaaacaacttctCAATACATGATTGCTAGTAATCTAAGGACCATCTACACTCCATAACAGTATGAAAATATTCaataactgaaaaaaatgtctgTTTGAAATGGCAAGGACATAAGCCAAtacagacggcactgcatcaaacaTGAGTGTTCCCCCCTAATGGCCTTATGAATACTTCAGAAAACTCTTGAAGGCAAACCGTTTGTTACTGCATCTACAAATGCAAATTAAGACTCAACTACTCAAAGCAGAAGCCATATATCGATAAAAACTGTATTGTTAAAAAGTCGTACCcagtacggagagtcacgctacGCTGCTCTGTCTAATAGCTCCAGTGCAAAGTTTGAAAAAACAGCAGACACAATGCATGTCCTGGCTGATCAACAACATttaggtaaataaaaaaaaactaacacaCAATTCACATTCTGTTCAAAAATAAAGTTTCCAAATCAGTGGTAGAAGACGAGCTTGTTCAGCATTCCCTTCTTCATAAACCGAACACGTCCCTGCCTCCACTCCGAGTCACCACCAGGTATAAAACATCCTGATGTGTGTTGGAGTTTAGGGCTGTATAATTTGATGGTGCAGCAGTTCGATATGATTGACAGGACAGGAAATGCTTCTTAGCTATGCACCAGATACTGGTGAAAATAAATGCCAAACAGGCTGCTGATAAGCTGGCAGGCTGCTACCCACCAGGTCAGGAAAGCAAAAATTCCTCTGAAGAAGAGAGGGGTGAGGACGGAGCGCAGCGCAGCAAAGACCTCGGACAGGTGAGCCACCGTGGCCTGGATGTCCTCCTCCATGTCCTCGATATCGTCCTCGTCGGGATCTTGAGTAAGTACAGGAGGAGGGGCAGTTGGGAGGATGGGTGCCGGCGTCACTCCTGGAGTCTCAGCGCCCAAACCCCATGAGTAATCACCTGGACAGATGTAGTCAATCAGAGACAAATGTGTTAATTTAATAACTTTGCAGTTTAAAGTCATTGcaagtcattttaaacaaactgCTCAGAATTGTGAATCTTTCGAAACACCTTCAGAAATTTGTAGACTGACTGACTTTTAAATAACagcactattattatttacctttatttaaccaggatgATCTCATTGAGATTTAAAATCTCTTTTTCAAGAGAGACCTGGTCAAGAATGGCAGCAACACACATCCGTtacaatacataaaacaaaacagtttttacaaTTTTTATCAAAAAAAGACACCATAAAACAACTATTAAAAGCAGTAGTTCTATATTTCAATGACAAAAGTCAAGCTGTTACAAATAGGTTATGCACATATTGAAGTATCTGCAGATAGTATGGTCAGAATTTGAAATATACTAGCAGTGGCCGACATGCCCTGTACCAACAGTTGAAGCTAGTGTTGGTGGTGTGATAGAGTGGGAAATACTTTCTAGGCACAGACTGATGGAAATTAAAGATTTTTTGAATGGCACAGTCAATCTGAGTATTGTTGCTGATCATGGACATCCCCTCCCATTTACATTCACAGCAATTAGCAGACGCTTGTACACAATTCAAGAAACTGAAGTTTAAGGACACAAagcacacaccaccacaaacTGACAGACAATAGGTTTGAGGTACTTTGATGGCATTTCTAAAATGTCACAGAGAATTCCATTTGTTCATATCACATTAAATCACATAAAACAGTCATCAGTAAGTGATTCTACTGTACCTAAAGACTTTAGTGCCAGAGTTGAGAAGAGTACAAGCAGAACTGGGATGACGTACTGCATAGTGACTACTGTCAGGTAGCAGTAAACACGTGTCACCTGCAGACACAACAGCAGTTAATAAACGTGTacataatattacaaaaaaactaattcTTAAATAAACAAGTCTGGATCAGACTGCAAGCAACATCGTATTATCGGAATTTTCCGATCTGCTTTAGTATTGCATAAAAAAGATTGCAAACCAGGAATAGAAAATACGAtagaatttattaataaaaccaCAGATGTGGAAACTGCCCTCTCTTGTAAGGCCCTGTTTATTCAGAGGCTAAAACTCAGCAGATAAGTCAAAACCTTAGTGTGTTTTCAAAAGACTACTGATACAAAGCAAGTAGGGGCCTTGTATGCAGCAGAATACTGTAGTACAGAATTAACTAGCAGTGGCCATTTGTCCTTGGACCCCTGCTACTGAAGAAAGAGGGAAAACTCAGACTTCAGGTAGAGACGTATTCTGCTGTATTAGTGGAACCATCACCTTCGCAaacaaaatgtataaacattaaaaagaatGATTAATTTCATGCCTTTCTCTGGATGTCAATAGCAGCAATACGGCcagcttctttttttaattgctcCACCCATTTGGGGGCGAGGTTGAGGTAAGCCTGCAGGTGCTGgtgggtcagcagcagcctCAGCACACACAGTCCCACGATGGTCCACAGGCGTACTGAATCGAAAGTTGCACTGGAAAGTCTGAGAAGCACACAAATAAATTAAAGCACTGAAGCTGGTTACAAGTTGGTTAAAGGTGATACACTATATagggccaaaaatatgtagacacaaACATGAGCTTGTACATTTGAAGTTCAATTgcgcaatgaaataaaataaaacaagacgctgaggtgcccaggtggtgaaGCAGGCTGATgagctagcacaccactgcgaAGCATTGTTTAAATTATAAAGTGTTTCTAAACAGCAAACTTTACAACATGGAAACAAGATGTGATAAAACCACACTTACAAGGTAACTGACGTCTTTCCCATAGGAGTATTTCCCAGAAAGTCCCGAGCAATAGGCTTGATCCACATCACAAGAATAACCAGCGGGGACAGAAAACTCATGTGCAGAAGGATTCTATTAAAAACAGGACAATCAAAGATTCATCTGTGAATGATTTTTCATGTGTGATAAACTTTTTAAGTTGTGTTTTCTTAAGACACTTGCTGTTTACTGAAAAAATATAATCAAGAACTTCGTACTGCATGATTGGCCGACTGGCATTCATCTGTACGGCGTCTAGGTGGGTTTGTGCCAGGCGAAGTCCCGGAAAAGCAAGCAGAGCTCCCAAGAAGGCACAAATAAATGCCAAGCCCAACTTCACTCCCAGTTTGGTGAACggaattctaataaaaaaaaagtattaaaaaagaAACTACAAATAGAGCACAAATTCTTTCATTTAACCCATAAAAGGAAATGAGCAACTTACGACCACTCGAGGCCTTGTTGTTTGGCAAACACTTCAAAGTTATCAAACACACTGGTGAAACCTGGAATGTCATAAATAGACTTAAGGTTGATGGAAACATAACCaggataatttaaaataaatgaatgaagctAAAGTCATACCAGACTCAAGTCCAAACTCCAGAAAGTCTTCTCTCACCACCAGAACCAGCATGGCCACAAGCAAAGAGAGAAAACCGAACGCCAGACATACAGAACGCTCACCGCCCTCATCTGAGCGGAAGTAGTGGCTCATCAGAACATGCAGAGTCCTCCTGGGAACTCGAGTCAAGGAGTTTAAGTGGCAAGGAAAGCGGTTAAATTAGCCGAACAAAGCAAGGGGTTAATGGTCAATAAACAAAACCTGAGGCTTACCAAGGCTCTGTAAAGAGGAGGACAAAAAAATGAGAAACAATTTTTTTAACTGCACAAACTTTGagatcatctccaaaactaTGCATGGCAATGCCTATTTCATAAGAATTctttattaaatgttgggctgatggtagttactcatagaaGATGTAAATGCAGCATCTATGGGCAGCATAAAGACATGAGTCAAATCAgtatggctagatgactgggttgaagtatagCCGAAAATGCaaggggtgctcacaggcagccatCGTGAGTACCCACTGACATTAGTCCAAGCGAGAACAAGACAAACTGCTTTTATTGTGCCACTCAGGGGCCTCGATCTTAAACAAATGCATAAGTTTTGTTTAGCAATGTGGAAAATAAACAGTATCAGAATTGTTGAAAATAGCTGCTGCAAAGACTAAGCCAATCAGCCAATACATTTAAAGAGTTAGACATGTTTGCACTGAAAATATTTTAGGTCTTTAAGCTATGTTAAGTTAATAGATTCAGAGCAAACgtaaataaacatacattatGCTAAACAAGTGGGAAAATGACCTACTAGCTTCCAGCATTTTCTTCACAGCATGGCTGAAATAAAAGGATACAGGCAAAAGAACACCATCAGGACACACCAGATGGCTCCAATGTTGATCTCTTTGCTGGCATCCACCACAGCATAGTAGCCTTCAGTGAAAAGATAGATGCCCGCTGCATAGACAGCAAAGTCAACCAACCACTGATACTCCACAAAGAACCGCAGaactgcacacaaacacacacaaacacagagcgtCAGGAAGCTTTACAAGCAATAACAGTAATTAATGCATCCTTAAAACTAAAGCAACCCTACCCAGAGCATCTAGAACGTTGACAGGGGTGCTCTCCAGGTGTAGATCGATGTCTTTTGgaactgtaagtggctttggctCGCTATGACCATTCTGCCTCCTAAAAAAAAAGCTCAAGTTAGACACtgcaaaactgaaaaaaatggaaATGCAAAATCTACTCATGACACCTCACACCTGTCTCTCCTGTTGGTTTTGCCAGGCATCTGCTTCCCTGCTAGCGCACAGAGTTCACCCTCGGATGGATGCTTGAACCTCAAGAGTCTGAAAGAAACAATAGCAATATTGTCAATGACAGTAGCACATGAAATGAGAATCTCTCACAAAGGACTAATATGCTACTTACCTGCCACTGCACAAGAGCCAGCGTGCAAAGGAGCAATGCGGGGCCATTTTCTGCATTATGCTGACAGCCAGCAAGCTGACAACCAGCTGAACTCCCATCAGTGCCTACCAGAAAAAACATGTCAGCTAACTGTTTATTGGGAAACCTATTTTACAGGTAGGACACCTTAGGCCTGTGAACCAAATAATGCCAGCAGACACATTTTATTCACTTCCATGTAAgttaaacaaaacaatatttaatcGTACTGCCCAGCATTTCTGTAGATTAAAGCAATAAGTATGGTGCTGGATCATCAGTTCTATTAATTGCTTATCAACACTAGATTTAACATGTTACCCCAAAGTCACTTGATCAGTGTGTTTCAGAATTTAAGAAGTTGTATAAACACCCACCATTGTGAAATGACACAAACATTTGTCCTATATTTACTTTGTTGCATTCTGAATGGAATGAAAACTACTGATTAAGATAATGCTAGTCAAGCTTGGGCATCAGCAAGTTCATATGTTTATAAAAAAGGAAGTtggcccaggtggcgcagcgagatattccgctagcacactagcgcagagtttctgaactcctcggttcgaggctcggtgttgccaccagtcggctgtgCGCCATCTggagggcataattggcagtgcctgcagcagatacaaattgGTCACCTAAATTGACCAAGCTTAATAATCTGCAGTGGTCACTTGTTCTAGCCCTCAGCTGATTCAGTCGATGCAATGAAACAAGTAAGACTTGATTCGCTGGTGGGACCAAGTAACAAATCAAATAATAGTTACCGTTTAAAAAACTGTGTTTACACACAGCAGGGTTTGTTTACAGTAGCAACAGACAGAAACATGCAGCAGTTTGGGCTAGCTTTAGAGTAGACCGAAAACAGTTTTCCCCCCGACTTTTAAACCTTAGTTTTGCCTTAATTAACAGGGACAAAAGGAATAGCAGATTTCCAATCCATGGAGCATGAAGAATAATGTTCGGGGGTGGGGGCAGAGATCAGTGCACCCCTAGTGCCTGTCCCAAAGCCGGAAAAAGAGGAGGGTTGcaccaggaagggcatccggcattaAAATCGTGCCAAATTAAATATGTGTACGATTGATCTGCTGTGGAGAGCTCTAATGAGGAGCCAAAAggagtcattcattcattctgctTATACATTAGACtaattaaaatgtgtatttataataattagatAAAGCTACATTCCATAGCTTTTTGGAAATGAAGGTCAGTCTGTAAACATGAAGGTTTCTCCCATCAatattttcattacattttttcAACAgatctatcctggtcagggtcgcggcggGTGCTGTTTCACCGcaaaacactgggcgcagggcagaaataccctggtaAAAACGCCAATCCGTTGCAGTGCTTCGGTGTGTATAAGGCATTGTTTTATACCCACTGTGAGATTCACTTTAACCGCATTATTGCAAGTGTTCAGGCTTCAATCATGCTACTGTACAGCCTAACCAGCCTAATAcctgttttattaataaatagcaATATCAACCCTCAGAACATGTTATGCTGATCATAATGCATCTTTTATTTCATACTCTAAGCGATATAATGTTGTCATCTGAAATTAATTTAAGTAGATTTAACCAGCCAGTTAGCCATGAAAGCTAAACAGCAAGAAGTATTTAAATGTTAGctagcatagcatagcatagcatcTCTGCAGCCTTACAGAAGCTAACATCGCTTTATAAGAACGCATTAAAAGATCAAATACATCTATAAAGTAAAATATGTTGATAAACTGTTATAAACTTACCATTCTGCTTTAACTATGTCAAACAGTGTGCATCCATACAACTAACAGCGGCTACACATGTGCTGCACACTTGAGTACCAGAAACAGCTGAATGTGTTTTGAATGACAAGCGTGACCTCGGGCGGAGGGCGGGAATTGTGTGATATCTGAAATTCAATTGGTTTACAACAACAGCAGGTGGAATTCGATTGGTCTACAGAAACACGCGAATGATTTCATTGGCTCACGTCTTTGGATAAAAATAGCTCTATCCTGCGTGTAGTGTTGAATTACAGGTAGTGTTAAAGAAACACTCCATAGTTTAACTTTCTGTCAGATTTGTAAATCTACAGCAActattcttttcttttctttaactAAATAAGTGGAACtcgtgttttatatatatattgtgggtCAGAAATATGTATAgagaaatttacattttacattttcagcatttagcagacacttttatccaaagcgacttacagttgtgacagtatacagtctaaggaattgagggttaagggccttgctcaagggcccaacagtggcaacctggcagtggtggggtttgaaccggaaaccttctgattactggtccagtaccttaaccactaggctacaactgcctgaatactactgctactactactaggatctgtaataataataatattaataataataataataataataataataataataataataattattattattattattattattattattattattattattattatataaatgtgCTAGAAAAGAACAATGTACATACTGGTTGTTTGGTTGTACCAAAGTGAGTCTCATCCTACAATTATGCAAAATATAATAaacgaataaaaaaaaaaaaaacttttgtcaGCGTAACAACAATCCTTAAATGATGGATTATTTGCTGATGCATTCGATAGCAAAGTAGCCAGCCTCAACCCATTTGTGCTTTTccgcatttagcggacgcttttatccaaagtgacttacagtactgagaaagcatattgtctgagcaattaagggttaagggccttgcttaagggcccaacagtggcaacctggcagtggtgggacttgaaccagcaacctcctgattactggaccagtaccttaaccactgggctacagcTACAGCAGGGTTACAGCTGCCCCTGGCCCATTAACTCTGAAGCATGAGCTTAACTAACAAAACAATTACCTTGATAatgtaaactaaataaatgtctTGTTGTGCTGTTTGGTATAAATACAGGTCAAaatgaatttgcaaataaatgtttCTATGTTTATTTGAGTTTTGGGGGGTggcagggtggctcggtgggtagcactattgcatcacagcaaaaaggtcatgggttcgatccccagatgggacggtctgggtcctttttgtgtagagtttgcttgttctccccgtgtctgtgtggg contains these protein-coding regions:
- the tmem161a gene encoding transmembrane protein 161A, yielding MALMGVQLVVSLLAVSIMQKMAPHCSFARWLLCSGRLLRFKHPSEGELCALAGKQMPGKTNRRDRRQNGHSEPKPLTVPKDIDLHLESTPVNVLDALVLRFFVEYQWLVDFAVYAAGIYLFTEGYYAVVDASKEINIGAIWCVLMVFFCLRTLHVLMSHYFRSDEGGERSVCLAFGFLSLLVAMLVLVVREDFLEFGLESGFTSVFDNFEVFAKQQGLEWSIPFTKLGVKLGLAFICAFLGALLAFPGLRLAQTHLDAVQMNASRPIMQILLHMSFLSPLVILVMWIKPIARDFLGNTPMGKTSVTLLSSATFDSVRLWTIVGLCVLRLLLTHQHLQAYLNLAPKWVEQLKKEAGRIAAIDIQRKVTRVYCYLTVVTMQYVIPVLLVLFSTLALKSLGDYSWGLGAETPGVTPAPILPTAPPPVLTQDPDEDDIEDMEEDIQATVAHLSEVFAALRSVLTPLFFRGIFAFLTWWVAACQLISSLFGIYFHQYLVHS